One segment of Pseudodesulfovibrio sp. 5S69 DNA contains the following:
- a CDS encoding glycosyltransferase family protein — MPRPRHISIRDELGLTKSMPADKTHFEWRVNRSLDEAPVIFLGLGPEPDKVPKWFDLPDDETFFYLDCPDFIGQVDGWHDRVPANFEAMAPEDFTIASSARAHVVRYLPVQKAFPSFYGPLTARLSLADRIRPKLARTVWLPVGDDALLVEELARAFMDAGWRVVRIDHESLGKHPGKVLPDYLQEGVPDLFFSVNFRGLDHFGLGQAILHEAGVKVAVWMVDNPFNLLTAVKTEAWRELNLFVTDHSFIGPLIENGARRVTHLPLAASPALFEAGGTLPDHARDIEGRLVFVGRSRFPDRDKFFAGETMPEDAAELVAGSAGPTRFDYHWWRDRLNVDPLWPGNRGRAVGAGAEFASNLWKKRCLNAAGRIVIFGDDGWRDLDNQDADVRPVVDYYAHLPALYRSAGVVLNVTGMQLPAGLNQRNFDVWCAGGFLLTDLHPGLQIFPDDLVEAITYSRPDDIHDLVIRHREETPKKCALRRAWRECILLDHTYRNRVETIFKAMNLLSAQKA, encoded by the coding sequence GTGCCCAGACCCCGACATATCTCCATCCGCGACGAACTCGGCCTGACCAAGTCCATGCCCGCCGACAAGACCCACTTCGAATGGCGGGTCAACCGCTCCCTGGACGAGGCCCCGGTGATCTTTCTCGGACTCGGCCCCGAGCCCGACAAGGTCCCGAAATGGTTCGACCTGCCGGACGACGAGACATTCTTCTACCTGGACTGCCCGGACTTCATCGGTCAGGTGGACGGCTGGCACGACCGCGTGCCCGCCAACTTCGAAGCCATGGCCCCCGAGGACTTCACCATCGCCTCGTCCGCCCGCGCCCACGTGGTCCGCTACCTGCCCGTACAGAAGGCCTTCCCGTCCTTCTACGGCCCGCTGACCGCCCGGCTGAGCCTGGCGGACCGCATCCGGCCGAAGCTTGCGCGCACCGTATGGCTGCCGGTCGGGGACGACGCCCTGCTCGTCGAGGAACTGGCCAGGGCCTTCATGGACGCGGGCTGGCGGGTGGTCCGCATCGACCACGAGTCTCTGGGCAAGCATCCCGGCAAGGTCTTGCCCGACTATCTGCAGGAGGGCGTGCCGGACCTCTTCTTCTCGGTCAATTTTCGCGGACTCGACCACTTCGGCCTGGGCCAGGCCATCCTGCACGAGGCCGGAGTCAAGGTGGCGGTCTGGATGGTGGACAACCCGTTCAACCTGCTCACCGCAGTCAAGACCGAGGCGTGGCGCGAGCTCAACCTGTTCGTCACGGACCACAGCTTCATCGGTCCGCTCATCGAAAACGGCGCAAGGAGGGTGACCCACCTGCCCCTGGCCGCCTCCCCGGCCCTGTTCGAGGCTGGCGGCACGCTGCCCGACCACGCCCGGGACATCGAGGGCAGGCTGGTCTTCGTGGGCCGCTCCCGGTTCCCGGACCGGGACAAATTCTTCGCGGGCGAGACCATGCCCGAGGACGCCGCCGAACTGGTCGCGGGCAGCGCCGGGCCGACCCGCTTCGACTACCACTGGTGGCGCGACCGGTTGAACGTCGATCCACTCTGGCCGGGCAACCGGGGCCGGGCCGTAGGCGCGGGCGCGGAATTCGCCTCGAATCTCTGGAAAAAGCGCTGCCTGAACGCGGCGGGCCGGATCGTCATCTTCGGCGACGACGGCTGGCGGGACCTCGACAACCAGGACGCGGACGTCCGCCCGGTGGTGGACTACTACGCCCACCTGCCCGCCCTGTACCGGAGTGCGGGCGTGGTCCTCAACGTCACCGGCATGCAGCTCCCGGCCGGGCTGAACCAACGCAACTTCGACGTCTGGTGCGCGGGCGGCTTCCTGCTGACCGATCTCCACCCCGGCCTGCAAATCTTTCCGGACGACCTGGTCGAGGCGATCACCTATTCCCGCCCCGACGACATCCACGATCTGGTCATCCGCCATCGCGAGGAGACCCCGAAAAAATGCGCCCTGCGCCGAGCCTGGAGGGAATGCATCCTCCTGGACCACACCTACCGAAACCGGGTGGAAACCATTTTCAAGGCAATGAATCTTTTATCCGCTCAAAAGGCTTGA
- a CDS encoding substrate-binding periplasmic protein, with protein sequence MQRIIVLGLCLTLFLPVAAFGGDFNMQAIVYPPLVYADQGKLWGVAPEMVLEIQKIVGDDSPLKETPWLRGYEQTQKLPRQALFAIVRIPEREKLFKWVGPIFGEGDYFFKHRGSSLRIENLNDARRVERIAVRKDGYTHQALAAKGFTNLDVGPTYESSYRKLVEDRVDLVLMGERTYYYMVKKAGLNPVEFERTDCKFGNSAAWLAFSLDVPDQTIRKWQNALDTLKENGVYQRIMERNFTY encoded by the coding sequence GTGCAGAGAATTATCGTATTGGGCCTGTGCCTGACACTGTTTCTGCCGGTGGCGGCCTTTGGCGGCGATTTCAACATGCAAGCCATTGTCTATCCCCCATTGGTCTATGCCGATCAGGGCAAGCTGTGGGGTGTGGCTCCCGAGATGGTCCTGGAGATCCAGAAAATCGTGGGCGACGACAGCCCGCTGAAAGAGACGCCCTGGCTGCGTGGTTATGAGCAGACGCAGAAGCTGCCCCGGCAGGCCCTGTTCGCCATTGTCCGCATCCCGGAGCGGGAAAAGCTCTTCAAGTGGGTCGGCCCGATCTTCGGCGAGGGGGACTATTTCTTCAAACATAGGGGATCGTCCCTGCGGATCGAGAACCTGAACGACGCGCGCCGGGTCGAACGGATCGCCGTGCGCAAGGACGGCTACACCCATCAGGCTCTGGCCGCCAAGGGATTCACCAACCTCGACGTGGGACCGACCTACGAGTCCAGCTACAGGAAACTGGTCGAGGACCGCGTGGATCTCGTGCTCATGGGCGAGCGTACCTATTACTATATGGTCAAGAAGGCCGGCCTCAATCCCGTGGAGTTCGAGCGCACGGACTGCAAGTTCGGCAACTCCGCCGCCTGGCTCGCCTTCTCCCTGGACGTCCCGGACCAAACCATTCGAAAATGGCAGAACGCCCTCGACACCCTGAAGGAGAACGGCGTCTACCAGAGGATCATGGAACGGAATTTCACGTACTAG
- a CDS encoding sigma 54-interacting transcriptional regulator, which translates to MAETNPVDIPFHCILNHLNVAALAADSSGLIAYATPCAEQTFGFGPGRMHGLPMAEVMPEAFVNGQTAANLEMPDGTLNAVSRSPIVMNGETVGSLLTLQPEPAPDRVARTATYRTLAEHMEAVFNASSDGIWLTDGHGVVLNINNASESLNSISADEVIGRPVATLVENGTIDRSATLEVLRKKRRVSVLQEVTRTGRQLIVTGTPTFDADGNIRLVVLNERDITDLNELRTTLAQTRKAKEKAEAELTGMSLMELKKSHVVAESPAMRKAMATAQKLAQFETSEILLMGDSGTGKGLLAKFIHDTSPRRGKPFIQVNCATLPETLFEAELFGYEKGAFTGASEQGKSGLFELASGGTFFLDEVGEIPLDMQAKLLNCLDDHMYYPLGASKPKRMDCIIVAATNRDLEAQVRKQAFRRDLLYRLNTFTVRIPPLRKRPEDVFELINHYLRQFNAAFRTNKRIGPAGMKLLQSYPFPGNVRELIGIIKKAVVICEDDLLDDYLRELFDNTEDAVMENGTLPEEVARLERRMLRQAMEACSNTREMAGFLGVSQPTVVRKMQRYKLNNS; encoded by the coding sequence GTGGCCGAGACCAATCCCGTGGACATCCCCTTTCATTGCATCCTGAACCACCTGAACGTAGCGGCCCTGGCCGCGGACTCTTCCGGGCTCATCGCCTATGCCACGCCGTGCGCGGAGCAGACCTTCGGGTTCGGGCCGGGGCGCATGCACGGCCTGCCCATGGCCGAGGTCATGCCCGAGGCATTCGTCAACGGGCAGACGGCCGCGAACCTGGAGATGCCCGACGGCACCCTGAACGCGGTCTCGCGCAGCCCCATCGTCATGAACGGCGAGACCGTGGGCAGCCTGCTCACCCTCCAACCGGAACCGGCCCCGGATCGGGTGGCGCGGACCGCGACCTACCGCACCCTGGCCGAACACATGGAGGCGGTCTTCAACGCGTCCAGCGACGGCATCTGGCTGACCGACGGTCACGGCGTGGTCCTGAACATCAACAACGCCTCGGAGAGCCTCAACTCCATCTCGGCGGACGAGGTCATCGGCAGGCCCGTGGCCACCCTGGTGGAGAACGGGACCATCGACCGGTCCGCCACCCTGGAGGTGCTCCGCAAGAAACGACGGGTCTCGGTCCTGCAGGAGGTCACCCGCACCGGGCGCCAGCTCATTGTCACCGGCACGCCGACCTTTGATGCGGACGGCAACATCCGCCTGGTGGTCCTGAACGAGCGGGACATCACCGACCTGAACGAGCTGCGAACCACCCTGGCCCAGACCCGCAAGGCCAAGGAAAAGGCCGAGGCCGAGTTGACCGGCATGTCCCTCATGGAACTCAAGAAGAGCCATGTGGTGGCCGAGAGCCCGGCCATGCGCAAGGCCATGGCCACAGCCCAGAAGCTGGCCCAGTTCGAGACCTCGGAGATCCTGCTCATGGGCGACTCCGGCACGGGCAAGGGGCTGCTGGCCAAATTCATCCACGACACCAGCCCCCGGCGGGGCAAGCCGTTCATCCAGGTCAACTGCGCGACCCTGCCCGAGACCCTGTTCGAGGCCGAGCTGTTCGGTTACGAGAAGGGGGCCTTCACCGGCGCGTCCGAACAGGGCAAGTCCGGCCTGTTCGAGCTGGCCTCCGGCGGGACCTTCTTCCTGGACGAGGTGGGCGAGATCCCCTTGGATATGCAGGCCAAGCTGCTCAACTGCCTGGACGACCACATGTACTACCCGCTGGGCGCGAGCAAGCCCAAGCGCATGGACTGCATCATCGTGGCCGCCACCAACCGCGACTTGGAGGCCCAGGTGCGCAAGCAGGCCTTCCGCCGCGACCTGCTCTACCGCCTGAACACCTTCACCGTGCGCATCCCGCCCCTCAGGAAGCGGCCCGAGGACGTGTTCGAACTGATCAACCACTACCTGCGGCAATTCAACGCCGCCTTCCGCACGAACAAACGCATCGGCCCGGCGGGCATGAAGCTGCTCCAGTCGTACCCGTTCCCGGGCAACGTCCGCGAACTCATCGGCATCATCAAGAAGGCCGTGGTCATCTGCGAGGACGACCTGCTCGACGACTACCTGCGGGAGCTCTTCGACAACACCGAAGACGCCGTGATGGAAAACGGCACCCTGCCCGAAGAAGTGGCCCGGCTGGAGCGCCGCATGCTCCGCCAGGCCATGGAGGCGTGCTCCAACACCCGCGAGATGGCCGGATTCCTCGGCGTCAGCCAGCCCACCGTGGTGCGCAAGATGCAACGGTACAAGCTGAACAATTCCTGA
- the gabT gene encoding 4-aminobutyrate--2-oxoglutarate transaminase, with product MTNKELQQRREAAVPRGVSNAGPIFAAGAQGATVTDVEGKEFIDFAGGIGVNNVGHCHPKVVEAVREQAGKLLHSCYHVFQYEGYVALAEKLNALTPGDHAKKTVLVNSGSEAVENAVKVARRATGRPAVVASASGFHGRTLLASTLTAKVMPYKAGFGPYAPEVYHIPYAYCYRCPVGRSYPGCKMECAELLKKSFVDMVNPESVAAVILEPVAGEGGFVVPPKEYFPRIKEICDEFGILLIIDEVQSGICRTGTLFAIEQWDVIPDLLTSAKSLGGGTVISACTGRAELMDAPQVGGLGGTYGGNPVSCAAALAVLDVVESENLVAKSQTLGAKVRAAFEDLAGKYACIGDVRGLGSMLAMELVHDRTVKTPAPDIAKALVAKCREDGLIILSCGHSGNVIRTLMPLVITDAELEKGLSVLEAAFAEVTKG from the coding sequence ATGACCAACAAGGAACTGCAACAGAGAAGAGAGGCGGCCGTCCCCAGGGGGGTCTCCAATGCCGGCCCCATTTTCGCGGCCGGCGCCCAAGGCGCGACGGTCACCGACGTGGAAGGCAAAGAGTTCATAGATTTCGCGGGCGGTATCGGCGTGAACAACGTGGGCCACTGCCATCCCAAGGTGGTCGAGGCCGTGCGCGAGCAGGCGGGCAAGCTCCTGCATTCCTGCTACCATGTCTTTCAATATGAGGGATACGTGGCCCTGGCCGAGAAGCTCAACGCCCTGACCCCAGGCGACCACGCCAAGAAGACCGTACTGGTCAACTCAGGGTCCGAGGCCGTGGAGAACGCGGTCAAGGTGGCCCGCCGGGCCACAGGACGACCGGCCGTCGTGGCCTCGGCCTCCGGTTTCCACGGCCGCACCCTGCTGGCCTCGACCCTGACCGCCAAGGTCATGCCCTACAAGGCCGGGTTCGGGCCCTACGCCCCCGAGGTCTACCACATCCCCTACGCCTACTGTTACCGCTGCCCCGTTGGCCGCTCCTATCCCGGGTGCAAGATGGAATGCGCCGAACTGCTGAAGAAGAGCTTCGTGGACATGGTCAACCCCGAGAGCGTGGCCGCCGTGATCCTGGAGCCCGTGGCCGGCGAAGGCGGCTTCGTGGTCCCGCCCAAAGAATATTTTCCGCGCATCAAGGAGATCTGCGACGAATTCGGCATCCTGCTGATCATCGACGAGGTCCAGTCCGGCATCTGCCGCACCGGCACCCTGTTCGCCATCGAGCAGTGGGACGTAATCCCGGACCTGCTGACCTCGGCCAAATCCCTGGGCGGCGGCACGGTCATCTCGGCCTGCACCGGCCGGGCCGAACTCATGGACGCGCCCCAGGTGGGCGGCCTGGGCGGCACCTACGGCGGCAACCCGGTGAGCTGCGCAGCGGCCCTGGCCGTGCTCGACGTGGTCGAGAGCGAGAACCTGGTCGCCAAGTCGCAGACCCTGGGCGCCAAGGTCCGCGCCGCCTTCGAGGATCTGGCCGGGAAGTATGCGTGCATCGGCGACGTGCGCGGCCTGGGCTCCATGCTGGCCATGGAGCTGGTCCACGACAGGACGGTCAAAACCCCGGCCCCGGACATCGCCAAGGCCCTGGTCGCCAAGTGCCGCGAGGATGGCCTGATCATCCTGTCCTGCGGCCACTCCGGCAACGTCATCCGTACGCTCATGCCCCTGGTCATCACCGATGCCGAACTGGAAAAGGGACTGTCCGTCCTCGAAGCGGCCTTTGCCGAAGTGACCAAGGGGTAA
- a CDS encoding aldehyde ferredoxin oxidoreductase family protein, giving the protein MHGIHGRILFIDVSERTFSIEPLGDTGLPLPGGKALGTRLLLEHNPAGVDPLSPDNRIVIATGPCSGTPTWGSSRYGVFSKSPQTGFYAESYSGGRTPEAIDRAGFDAIVVTGAADALTVLSIHPDGCDFHEAPQLKGLETYAAEDALIQDYAPRGEGYGRPGAMVIGPAGENLVAFSVIENDYWRSAGRCGLGAVLGAKRIKGLVFAGDRKRRVADPEGLKAFAKAFRTANGDSPAVKAYRARGTTQMVALMNTVGAFPSRYWSAGSCDHWERISGDVFHEQHEVTPHACLKCFMACGRKARIKSGPHKGLTIEGPEYETIYAFGGLCMVRNIDEIAHLNDLCDRLGLDTISAGNLCAMVAEASSQGRLDAPLTYGDAATISALLEQIANREGLGDVLADGIVKGAASLGLSDMAVHVKGLEPAGYDPRVLKGMGLTYGTSPRGACHLRTTFYKAELSGMISSDAVEGKADLLIDFEDRLVVFDCLILCRFYRDMYDWATLVRLLALITGESWDETSLRRAASRVVDDTRRFNVREGLTPDDDRLPRKLHEALPTGQVITREEYALLLNEYYRLRGWDESGVPPVPAAE; this is encoded by the coding sequence GTGCACGGCATTCACGGACGCATACTCTTCATCGATGTCTCCGAGCGGACGTTCTCCATCGAGCCGCTCGGGGACACCGGCCTGCCCCTTCCCGGCGGCAAGGCGTTGGGTACGCGCCTGCTTCTCGAACACAACCCGGCCGGGGTAGACCCGCTCTCTCCCGACAACCGGATCGTCATCGCCACGGGCCCGTGCAGCGGCACGCCGACCTGGGGCTCCAGCCGGTACGGCGTCTTCTCCAAGTCGCCGCAGACCGGCTTCTACGCGGAATCCTACTCCGGGGGCAGAACCCCGGAGGCCATCGACCGGGCCGGTTTCGACGCCATCGTCGTAACCGGCGCGGCCGACGCGCTGACCGTCCTGTCCATCCACCCGGACGGTTGCGATTTTCACGAGGCCCCGCAGCTCAAAGGGCTCGAAACCTATGCCGCCGAGGACGCCCTGATCCAGGACTATGCCCCCAGGGGCGAGGGCTACGGCCGCCCCGGGGCCATGGTCATCGGCCCGGCGGGCGAAAATCTGGTGGCCTTCTCGGTCATCGAGAACGACTACTGGCGCAGCGCCGGGCGTTGCGGCCTGGGCGCGGTACTCGGCGCGAAGAGGATCAAGGGGCTGGTCTTTGCCGGGGACCGCAAGCGCCGGGTGGCCGACCCCGAGGGATTGAAGGCCTTTGCCAAGGCATTCCGGACCGCCAACGGCGACTCCCCGGCGGTCAAGGCGTACCGGGCCCGGGGCACCACCCAGATGGTCGCCCTGATGAACACCGTGGGCGCCTTTCCGAGCCGCTACTGGTCGGCCGGAAGTTGCGACCACTGGGAGCGCATCAGCGGCGACGTCTTCCACGAACAGCACGAGGTCACGCCTCACGCCTGCCTGAAGTGCTTCATGGCCTGCGGCCGCAAGGCGCGCATCAAGAGCGGCCCGCACAAGGGCCTGACCATCGAGGGTCCGGAGTACGAGACCATCTACGCCTTCGGCGGGCTGTGCATGGTCCGCAACATCGACGAGATCGCCCACCTGAACGACCTCTGCGACCGTCTCGGCCTGGACACCATCTCGGCGGGCAACCTCTGCGCCATGGTCGCCGAGGCCTCCAGCCAAGGCCGCCTGGACGCCCCCCTGACCTACGGCGACGCGGCCACCATCTCCGCCCTGCTGGAACAGATCGCGAACCGCGAGGGGCTGGGCGACGTCCTGGCCGACGGCATCGTCAAGGGCGCGGCCAGCCTGGGCCTGTCCGACATGGCCGTGCACGTCAAGGGCCTGGAGCCCGCCGGATACGACCCCCGCGTGCTCAAGGGCATGGGGCTGACCTACGGGACCTCCCCGCGCGGGGCCTGCCACCTGCGGACCACCTTCTACAAGGCGGAACTGTCCGGGATGATCTCCTCGGACGCCGTGGAGGGCAAGGCGGACCTGCTCATAGATTTCGAGGACAGGCTGGTCGTGTTCGACTGTCTGATCCTGTGCCGCTTCTACCGCGACATGTACGACTGGGCCACCCTGGTCCGTCTACTCGCGCTGATCACCGGAGAATCCTGGGACGAGACCTCCCTGCGCCGGGCCGCGTCCCGCGTGGTGGACGACACCCGGCGGTTCAACGTCCGCGAGGGACTGACCCCGGACGACGACCGACTGCCCAGAAAGCTCCACGAAGCCCTGCCCACCGGGCAGGTCATAACCCGGGAGGAGTACGCGCTCCTTCTCAATGAATACTATCGCCTGCGCGGCTGGGATGAATCGGGCGTACCGCCTGTCCCGGCTGCCGAATAG
- a CDS encoding ABC transporter ATP-binding protein: MTLEAYAVHKSYGDVQALKNVDLTVQKGELFTLLGPSGCGKTTLLRIIAGLEQADSGSVFLNGLPITQKPANERPVNTVFQSYALFPHMTNADNVAFGLRSQKIPEGDIRTRVNKILEMLELTGFKDRYPDQLSGGQRQRVAMARALVCEPELLLLDEPMSALDAKLRTQLQVQLRRLQQQLNKTFILVTHDQDEALTVSDRIAVMKDGEVLQHGSPQQIYDRPNCRFVAEFIGTANILEAERRNDLIVTHAGRLVVPSPPQWKRGALVIRPEGIVLRDQEPETNGVLATVTETFYRGNFLDITLDPAGLRMRCAPHKKLQVGDKVWVELLKDALVAIDD; the protein is encoded by the coding sequence ATGACCCTTGAAGCGTATGCCGTCCACAAGAGCTACGGCGACGTCCAGGCCCTGAAGAACGTCGACCTGACCGTCCAGAAGGGCGAGCTGTTCACCCTGCTCGGCCCGTCCGGCTGCGGCAAGACCACCCTGCTGCGGATTATCGCCGGACTGGAACAGGCGGACTCGGGATCGGTCTTCCTCAACGGCCTGCCCATCACCCAGAAGCCCGCCAACGAACGTCCGGTGAACACGGTCTTCCAGAGCTACGCGCTGTTCCCGCACATGACCAACGCGGACAACGTGGCCTTCGGCCTGCGCTCCCAGAAGATCCCGGAGGGCGACATCCGGACCAGAGTGAACAAGATTCTCGAAATGCTCGAACTGACCGGTTTCAAGGACCGCTACCCGGACCAGTTGTCCGGCGGCCAGCGACAACGCGTGGCCATGGCCCGCGCCCTGGTCTGCGAGCCCGAACTGCTCCTGCTGGACGAGCCCATGTCGGCCCTGGACGCCAAGCTGCGCACCCAGTTGCAGGTTCAGCTCAGACGGTTGCAGCAACAGTTGAACAAGACCTTCATCCTGGTCACCCACGACCAGGACGAGGCCCTGACCGTATCCGACCGCATCGCGGTCATGAAGGACGGCGAGGTCCTGCAGCACGGCTCGCCCCAACAGATCTACGACCGCCCCAACTGCCGCTTCGTGGCCGAATTCATCGGCACGGCCAACATCCTCGAAGCCGAGCGGCGCAACGACCTGATCGTCACCCACGCGGGCAGGCTGGTCGTGCCCTCCCCGCCCCAGTGGAAGCGCGGCGCCCTGGTCATCCGGCCCGAGGGCATCGTCCTGCGCGACCAGGAGCCCGAGACCAACGGCGTCCTGGCTACGGTCACCGAAACCTTCTACCGCGGCAACTTCCTGGACATCACCCTGGACCCGGCCGGCCTGCGCATGCGCTGCGCCCCGCACAAAAAACTCCAGGTGGGCGACAAGGTCTGGGTCGAACTGCTCAAGGACGCACTGGTGGCCATCGATGACTAG
- a CDS encoding ABC transporter permease, with product MTSEQQNDTRIWYGELTTRSALRRRGLLQVSPGLFWILIFLTVPALALIALSFATRGGYGEIEWIFTFENFSRLAGYGMFGWSPDYLIILARSLWVAFVTTTICTALAFPLAFFIARKPKSTRYVWLTLVIIPFWTNLVIRTYAWQLVLSPDLPIAKFAAVLGLIPAGSPLYPSEFAVYLGMISAFLPFVVLPLYSSVEKLDWSLVEAAYDLYSNRRRVFMQAVLPQTLPGLSVGAILTFVPAMGMFLIPDFLGGAKYMLVGNLIQQQFGKSRDWPFGAAVSLALMVLTLVGLFVFRRKGEKMEVV from the coding sequence ATGACTAGCGAGCAACAGAACGACACCCGCATCTGGTACGGCGAGCTGACCACCCGCTCGGCGCTCAGGCGGCGCGGCCTGCTCCAGGTCTCGCCCGGCCTGTTCTGGATCCTCATTTTCCTGACCGTGCCCGCCCTGGCGCTCATCGCCCTGTCCTTCGCCACACGCGGCGGCTACGGCGAGATCGAATGGATATTCACCTTCGAAAATTTCTCCCGGCTGGCCGGGTACGGCATGTTCGGCTGGAGCCCGGACTACCTGATCATCCTGGCCCGCTCCCTGTGGGTGGCCTTCGTGACCACCACGATCTGCACGGCGCTCGCCTTCCCCCTGGCCTTCTTCATCGCGCGCAAGCCCAAGTCCACCCGGTACGTCTGGCTGACCCTGGTGATCATCCCGTTCTGGACCAACCTGGTCATCCGCACCTACGCCTGGCAGTTGGTCCTCTCCCCGGACCTGCCCATCGCCAAGTTCGCGGCCGTGCTCGGGCTGATCCCGGCGGGCAGTCCGCTCTACCCGTCCGAGTTCGCCGTGTACCTGGGCATGATCTCCGCCTTCCTGCCCTTCGTGGTCCTGCCGCTTTACTCCAGCGTCGAGAAACTCGACTGGTCCCTGGTGGAGGCGGCCTACGACCTCTACTCCAACCGGCGGCGGGTGTTCATGCAGGCCGTCCTGCCCCAGACCCTGCCCGGTCTGTCCGTAGGGGCCATCCTGACCTTTGTCCCGGCCATGGGCATGTTCCTCATCCCGGACTTCCTGGGCGGGGCCAAGTACATGCTGGTCGGCAACCTGATCCAGCAGCAGTTCGGCAAGAGCCGCGACTGGCCCTTCGGCGCGGCGGTTTCCCTGGCCCTGATGGTCCTGACCCTCGTCGGCCTGTTCGTCTTCCGCCGGAAGGGCGAAAAAATGGAGGTGGTCTAG
- a CDS encoding ABC transporter permease — protein sequence MQTRRKPILIPALALGTLAFLYIPLMAVASFSVNNSRFGLTWHGFTWKWYLELFRNEQILEAVGNTLFLGLVSTVIATVVGTALAIGMSRFPWSKKTSAFFEFNLYMPVITPEIVFAGALVIAFASLRYFSSAFEPGMLNMIIGHVTFQVAFVALVVRSRLAAFNNEIEEASHDLYASSWYTLRKVILPMLTPGIVSGAMLAFTLSLDDFIISFFTAGPTSVTLPLYIYAEVHRGITPKIHALSTVGLLVTIILVIASQKISNSFNEKERDDA from the coding sequence ATGCAGACCCGACGCAAGCCGATCCTGATCCCGGCCCTGGCCCTGGGCACCCTGGCCTTCCTGTACATCCCGCTCATGGCCGTGGCCTCGTTCTCGGTGAACAACTCCCGCTTCGGCCTGACCTGGCACGGCTTCACCTGGAAATGGTACCTGGAACTCTTCCGGAACGAGCAGATCCTCGAAGCCGTGGGCAACACCCTGTTCCTGGGCCTGGTCTCCACGGTCATCGCCACGGTGGTGGGCACGGCCCTGGCCATCGGCATGAGCCGGTTCCCGTGGTCCAAGAAGACCTCGGCCTTCTTCGAATTCAACCTGTACATGCCGGTCATCACCCCGGAGATCGTGTTCGCGGGCGCGCTGGTCATCGCGTTTGCCTCCCTGCGCTACTTCTCCTCGGCGTTCGAGCCCGGCATGCTGAACATGATCATCGGCCACGTGACCTTCCAGGTGGCCTTCGTGGCCCTGGTGGTCCGCTCGCGCCTGGCGGCCTTCAACAACGAGATCGAGGAGGCCTCCCACGACCTCTATGCCTCCAGTTGGTACACCCTGCGCAAGGTCATCCTGCCCATGCTCACGCCGGGCATCGTGTCCGGGGCCATGCTCGCCTTCACCCTGTCGCTGGACGACTTCATCATCAGCTTCTTCACGGCCGGCCCCACCTCGGTGACCCTGCCGCTCTACATATACGCGGAAGTGCATCGCGGCATCACGCCGAAGATCCACGCCCTGTCCACGGTCGGTCTGCTGGTGACCATCATACTGGTCATCGCCTCGCAAAAAATATCAAACAGTTTCAATGAAAAGGAGAGAGATGATGCGTAA